The proteins below come from a single bacterium HR11 genomic window:
- the purF_1 gene encoding Amidophosphoribosyltransferase — protein MERHRLAEVLIASRVGLEPPAVVPTRKGEAEGGCGVIGIASSVPVPGRHLLQALRQMRNRGNGKGGGIAAVGLDPDFFGVTPDVLEADYLLAIAYLDPAVRPQVEASHVEPTFVVDHTFHVPTLPDFRALPGLEVPPPDVYVYFVRVRPDVRDAFLRQHGLSEAHVRDAEDEIVYQNTYRLNRTYYASTGDKRAFVLSHGKNLLILKLVGYGDDVVRYYRLEDLRAHVWIGHHRYPTKGKVWHPGGAHPFLGMHEALVHNGDFANYASICTYLAQRHIYPLFLTDTEVAVLVFDLLHRIYGYPLEYVIEAMAPTTERDFALLPPDKQRIYRMLQAVHMHGSPDGPWFFLVAQSAVRDGAYRLIGITDTSMLRPQVFALQRGTAAVGFAASEKQAIDAALESLAREDARFWPHADLYWNARGGSHTDGGAFIFTVVPDRTGHGTTFLCTDKFGRPIDVNPAKRPPGDYRNGGVSTVPAEALPTRLARRDWTAEELWTALRERLPEWDYADVQAFLEGLERTVATDDDRRRVLDLLTWLIDRRYPTGSMKRSFILSLVDRSLARVLDSLRQTPSRQFAWMGWGTPLPEPREADTTLVLDARGFPAEGPASLARAIVAMYRRGFRRFIVAHVRGQRFIGCGLGPDSWGVRIDVYGSSGDYLASGLDGAEVVVHGSAQDQLAQIMKDGTLVVYGDVGQTFMYAAKGGRAFILGNAAGRPLINAVGRPRVVINGTCLDYLAESFMAGDPLNDGGFVILNGVALDEDGRVRDLDTPYPGGNLFSLASGGAIYVRDPYRRLTEDQLNGGEYADLTPADWDLVRPYLEENERLFGIPVERLLTVDGRRQPPERVYRKVRPAGHKALLPEEAWVKTDHRP, from the coding sequence ATGGAGAGGCACCGTCTGGCTGAGGTCCTGATCGCTTCTCGGGTGGGTCTGGAACCCCCTGCGGTCGTCCCGACCCGGAAGGGAGAGGCCGAGGGCGGATGCGGCGTCATCGGGATCGCCTCGAGCGTCCCGGTCCCGGGCCGTCATCTCCTGCAGGCCCTGCGACAGATGCGAAACCGCGGCAACGGGAAGGGCGGCGGCATCGCCGCCGTCGGCCTGGACCCGGATTTCTTCGGCGTCACCCCAGACGTCTTAGAAGCGGACTATCTCCTGGCCATCGCCTATCTGGACCCGGCCGTCCGGCCCCAGGTCGAGGCGTCCCACGTCGAGCCGACCTTCGTCGTGGACCACACCTTTCACGTGCCGACCCTGCCGGACTTTCGGGCCCTGCCGGGCCTGGAAGTCCCGCCGCCGGACGTGTACGTCTACTTCGTCCGGGTCCGACCCGACGTGCGGGACGCCTTCCTCCGACAGCACGGCCTGTCGGAGGCCCACGTCCGGGACGCCGAGGACGAGATCGTCTATCAGAACACCTACCGTCTGAACCGGACGTACTACGCCTCGACGGGCGACAAGCGGGCCTTCGTCCTGTCCCACGGCAAGAACCTGCTCATCCTGAAGCTCGTCGGCTACGGCGATGACGTCGTGCGGTACTACCGCCTGGAGGACCTGCGGGCCCACGTCTGGATCGGCCACCATCGGTACCCGACGAAGGGCAAGGTCTGGCACCCCGGCGGGGCGCACCCCTTTTTGGGGATGCACGAGGCCCTCGTCCACAACGGGGACTTCGCCAACTATGCGTCCATCTGCACGTACCTGGCCCAGCGGCACATCTACCCCCTGTTTCTGACGGACACGGAGGTCGCCGTCCTAGTCTTCGACCTGCTCCACCGGATTTACGGCTATCCCCTGGAGTACGTCATCGAGGCGATGGCCCCGACGACGGAGCGGGACTTTGCGCTTCTACCGCCGGACAAGCAGAGGATCTACCGGATGCTCCAGGCCGTCCACATGCACGGCTCGCCGGACGGGCCGTGGTTCTTCCTGGTCGCCCAGTCGGCCGTCCGGGACGGGGCCTACCGGCTCATCGGGATCACCGACACGTCCATGCTCCGGCCCCAGGTCTTCGCCCTCCAGCGGGGGACGGCGGCCGTCGGGTTTGCGGCCTCTGAAAAGCAGGCCATCGACGCCGCCCTGGAGAGCCTCGCCCGGGAGGACGCCCGCTTCTGGCCCCATGCGGACCTGTACTGGAATGCCCGGGGCGGAAGCCACACGGACGGGGGCGCCTTCATCTTCACGGTCGTCCCGGACCGGACGGGTCACGGCACGACCTTCCTCTGCACCGACAAGTTCGGCCGGCCCATCGACGTGAATCCCGCCAAGCGGCCGCCGGGAGACTACCGCAACGGCGGCGTCTCGACCGTCCCGGCCGAAGCCCTCCCGACCCGTCTGGCCCGCCGGGACTGGACGGCCGAAGAACTGTGGACGGCGCTCCGGGAACGCCTGCCCGAGTGGGACTACGCCGATGTCCAGGCCTTTTTGGAAGGCCTGGAACGGACCGTCGCCACCGACGACGACCGCCGCCGCGTCCTGGACCTCCTGACTTGGCTCATCGACCGGCGCTACCCGACGGGGTCGATGAAGCGAAGTTTCATCCTAAGCCTCGTCGACCGGAGCCTCGCCCGGGTCCTCGACAGCCTCCGGCAGACGCCCAGCCGGCAGTTCGCATGGATGGGCTGGGGGACCCCGCTCCCTGAGCCTCGGGAGGCCGATACGACGCTGGTCCTCGACGCCCGGGGTTTCCCTGCCGAGGGCCCCGCCTCGCTGGCCCGGGCGATCGTCGCCATGTACCGACGGGGCTTCCGGCGGTTCATCGTCGCCCACGTCCGGGGCCAGCGGTTCATCGGGTGCGGCCTGGGTCCGGACTCGTGGGGCGTCCGCATCGACGTCTACGGGTCGTCCGGCGATTACCTGGCCTCGGGCCTGGACGGAGCAGAGGTCGTCGTCCACGGCTCCGCCCAGGACCAGCTCGCCCAGATCATGAAAGACGGCACGCTCGTCGTGTACGGCGACGTCGGTCAGACGTTCATGTACGCGGCCAAGGGCGGTCGGGCCTTCATTCTGGGGAATGCGGCCGGACGGCCCCTGATCAACGCCGTCGGCCGGCCCCGGGTCGTCATCAACGGGACCTGCCTGGACTATCTGGCCGAGTCCTTCATGGCCGGCGATCCCCTGAACGACGGGGGCTTCGTCATCCTGAACGGGGTCGCCCTCGACGAGGACGGCCGCGTCCGGGACCTCGACACGCCTTACCCCGGCGGCAACCTCTTCTCCCTGGCCTCCGGCGGCGCCATTTACGTCCGGGACCCTTACCGGCGGTTGACCGAGGACCAGCTCAACGGCGGGGAATACGCCGACCTGACGCCGGCCGACTGGGACCTCGTTCGGCCCTACCTGGAGGAAAACGAGCGTCTCTTCGGCATCCCCGTCGAGCGGCTCCTGACGGTCGACGGCCGCCGCCAGCCGCCCGAGCGGGTCTACCGTAAGGTCCGACCCGCCGGCCACAAGGCCCTCCTGCCCGAAGAGGCTTGGGTCAAAACGGACCATAGACCATAG
- the gltB gene encoding Glutamate synthase [NADPH] large chain, producing the protein MQVPLTTVDMRIVEKHRAALHRGFHVWPTLAFDRPPAMGDARWTADLILATWYQAETGRPPDNGLEYRVGASGGGFDVLDFKFLPKEKWLPEDEPIDTSIPLNRRPYDRRIEIPVPWYGAGMSFGSVSEQIMLARAKAAQMWRTFTCTGEGGYPDSLTPYKDHVITQIATGMFGVREETILRAPIVEFKYAQGAKPGLGGHLLGDKATVAVAKMRESVPWVSLFSPFPFHSVYSVEDHKKHIDWVKAIHPEALISVKVSTPTDIDMVAVGSYYAGAHIIHIDGGYGGTGAAPEIAKKNIAMPIELALPKVHRFLIQEGIRDEVVLMASGGIRTAYDIAKAIALGADGVVLGTTELVALGCTRCSNCERGRGCPFGLTTTDPELSELVDPDWGAERLSRLYASFQLQLRDILRRLGLRSVRELRGRTDLLVYRKT; encoded by the coding sequence ATGCAGGTGCCCCTGACGACGGTCGACATGCGAATCGTCGAGAAGCACCGGGCGGCGCTCCATCGGGGATTTCACGTCTGGCCGACGCTGGCCTTCGACCGACCCCCGGCGATGGGCGACGCCCGATGGACGGCCGACCTCATCCTGGCGACGTGGTACCAGGCCGAGACGGGCCGACCCCCCGACAACGGCCTCGAATACCGGGTCGGCGCTTCCGGCGGCGGGTTCGACGTCCTGGACTTTAAGTTTCTGCCGAAAGAAAAGTGGCTCCCCGAGGACGAACCCATCGACACGTCGATCCCCCTGAACCGGCGGCCCTATGACCGCCGGATCGAGATTCCCGTCCCCTGGTATGGGGCCGGCATGTCCTTCGGGTCCGTCAGCGAGCAGATCATGCTGGCCCGGGCGAAGGCCGCTCAGATGTGGCGGACGTTCACCTGTACGGGGGAAGGCGGCTATCCGGACTCGCTGACCCCTTACAAGGACCACGTCATCACGCAGATCGCCACGGGGATGTTCGGGGTCCGGGAGGAGACGATCCTGCGGGCGCCCATCGTCGAGTTCAAGTATGCCCAAGGCGCCAAGCCGGGCCTCGGCGGCCACCTCCTGGGGGACAAGGCGACGGTCGCCGTCGCCAAGATGCGGGAGAGCGTCCCCTGGGTCAGCCTGTTTTCGCCCTTCCCGTTCCACAGCGTCTACTCCGTCGAGGACCACAAGAAGCACATCGATTGGGTCAAGGCCATCCACCCGGAGGCCCTCATCTCCGTGAAGGTCTCGACGCCGACGGACATCGACATGGTCGCCGTCGGGAGTTACTACGCCGGTGCCCACATCATCCACATCGACGGGGGCTACGGCGGGACAGGGGCGGCGCCCGAGATCGCCAAGAAGAACATCGCCATGCCCATCGAGCTGGCCCTGCCGAAGGTCCACCGCTTCCTCATTCAGGAGGGCATCCGGGACGAGGTCGTCCTCATGGCCAGCGGGGGTATCCGGACGGCCTATGACATCGCCAAGGCCATCGCCCTCGGGGCCGACGGCGTCGTCCTGGGGACGACCGAACTCGTCGCCCTGGGGTGCACACGGTGCAGTAACTGCGAGCGGGGTCGGGGTTGTCCTTTTGGCCTCACGACGACGGACCCGGAGCTCTCGGAACTCGTCGATCCCGACTGGGGGGCCGAGCGGCTGAGCCGCCTGTATGCGTCCTTTCAGCTCCAGCTCCGGGACATCCTGCGGCGGCTCGGCCTGCGGAGCGTCCGGGAGCTCCGAGGGCGGACGGATTTGCTGGTGTATCGCAAGACGTGA
- the yedK gene encoding Putative SOS response-associated peptidase YedK: protein MCGRFTLRAEPDEVAEILPGLQVGAWPGPRYNIAPSQPVPTVLNESPRVLTWTRWGLIPAWAKDPQIGNRLINARAETLLEKPSFRVPFLRRRCLIVADGFYEWPKKVEGKPRMPVYFRLKGHRPFAFAGLWDRWQDPSGEVLTTCTIITTEPNDLVAAVHDRMPVILRPEWVERWLDPDVRDPGELMEALKPYPAEAMEAYPVSRLVNDPRVDSPECIRPVARWASGE from the coding sequence ATGTGCGGTCGATTTACGTTACGGGCCGAGCCCGACGAGGTCGCTGAAATCCTACCGGGTTTGCAGGTCGGTGCCTGGCCCGGGCCCCGGTATAACATCGCCCCATCCCAGCCCGTCCCGACGGTCCTGAACGAGAGTCCCCGGGTCCTGACCTGGACGCGATGGGGCCTCATCCCGGCCTGGGCGAAGGACCCCCAAATCGGGAACCGTCTGATCAATGCCCGGGCCGAAACGCTCCTGGAGAAGCCCTCCTTCCGGGTGCCCTTCCTGCGACGGCGGTGCCTGATCGTCGCCGACGGTTTTTACGAATGGCCCAAGAAGGTCGAGGGAAAGCCTCGAATGCCGGTATACTTCCGCCTGAAAGGCCACCGTCCCTTTGCCTTTGCCGGCCTGTGGGACCGGTGGCAGGACCCGAGCGGGGAGGTCCTGACGACCTGCACGATCATCACGACCGAGCCGAACGACTTGGTCGCCGCCGTCCACGACCGGATGCCCGTCATCCTGCGGCCCGAGTGGGTCGAGCGCTGGCTCGACCCCGACGTCCGGGACCCGGGAGAACTCATGGAAGCCCTGAAGCCGTACCCGGCGGAAGCGATGGAGGCCTATCCGGTCTCCCGACTCGTCAACGACCCGAGAGTCGACAGTCCTGAGTGCATCCGGCCGGTGGCCCGCTGGGCGAGTGGCGAGTAG
- the dch gene encoding Cyclohexa-1,5-dienecarbonyl-CoA hydratase codes for MLEWTVEDDTARIRLNHPPANVIDRALMARLQEVIRQLHEAQDRIGFVVLESALPGKFSAGVSVPEHAPDQAPEMIRTFHETLWQWVHVPQVTVAAVDGYALGGAAEVLLLTDFVVASERSQFGFPEIRLAFFPPVALAFLPDWVGYHRAASMILRGASVPAETWHGWGLVERVVPAEGLTQAVADLLGELRRHSRAALRLTRRWLKRRSIEAGWTHLRALEQAFIEDLLRLADAAEGVRAFQEKRPPRWTHR; via the coding sequence ATGCTGGAGTGGACCGTCGAAGACGACACGGCCCGGATTCGTTTGAATCATCCGCCGGCCAACGTCATCGACCGGGCCCTGATGGCTCGGCTCCAGGAGGTCATTCGTCAGCTCCACGAGGCGCAGGACCGCATCGGGTTCGTCGTGCTGGAGAGCGCCCTGCCGGGGAAGTTCTCCGCCGGCGTGTCGGTCCCCGAGCACGCCCCGGACCAGGCGCCCGAGATGATTCGGACCTTTCATGAGACGCTGTGGCAATGGGTCCACGTCCCCCAGGTCACGGTCGCCGCCGTGGACGGATATGCCCTGGGGGGCGCCGCCGAGGTCCTCCTGCTGACGGACTTTGTCGTCGCTTCGGAGCGGAGCCAATTTGGATTTCCCGAAATCCGGCTGGCCTTCTTTCCGCCGGTGGCCCTGGCCTTCCTGCCGGACTGGGTCGGCTATCATCGGGCCGCTTCGATGATCCTGCGGGGCGCGTCCGTCCCGGCGGAGACGTGGCACGGCTGGGGTCTGGTCGAGCGGGTCGTCCCGGCGGAGGGCCTGACGCAGGCCGTGGCCGACCTCCTTGGGGAACTCCGACGTCACAGCCGGGCGGCCCTGCGTCTGACCCGACGTTGGTTGAAGCGCCGCTCCATCGAGGCAGGCTGGACCCATCTACGGGCGCTGGAGCAGGCCTTCATCGAGGACTTACTGCGGCTGGCGGATGCGGCCGAGGGCGTGCGGGCCTTTCAGGAGAAGCGGCCGCCCCGGTGGACGCACCGGTGA
- the pdtaR gene encoding putative transcriptional regulatory protein pdtaR — MPSDERLEVLGEIIKVFGAGLELKPLLNAIAAAVARLTGADSCLIYVMDPTSRELVLYGASSPHPRHIGRIKMKLGEGITGWVAERQSVVAIPARAYEDERFKFFHSLPEDRYEAFFSAPLVASNGQLLGVMNIQHAQPHEHTREETELLLALANMVARAIENARMYVEAKQRAKHLEALFRLARVVDNHRGVVDEALTFIGQMLEDILGVPTCRVLVYEPEKQRFQGPRGMRIRPSHPLFDRLLRSQGPFVYEDSVGVVPLRFGRQCVGAILAYADGGLDDSTLSLLGDLSTHVAAFLRTILLEAEVRRAREALEVRKVLERAKWVLIERRGMTEADAHRWLQQTAMQRRIPLRQVCEAVLIAEGLWQTEGDDVAQASRPPADAPAE; from the coding sequence ATGCCCTCCGACGAGCGTCTGGAGGTCCTGGGGGAGATCATCAAGGTCTTCGGGGCTGGCCTGGAGCTCAAGCCCCTGCTGAACGCCATCGCCGCCGCCGTGGCCCGCCTGACGGGGGCCGACTCCTGTCTGATTTACGTGATGGACCCGACGTCCCGGGAGCTCGTCCTGTACGGGGCGAGTTCCCCCCACCCCCGTCACATCGGCCGCATCAAGATGAAGCTCGGCGAGGGCATCACGGGTTGGGTCGCCGAGCGGCAGAGCGTCGTGGCCATCCCGGCGCGGGCGTACGAAGACGAACGCTTCAAGTTCTTCCACAGCCTGCCCGAGGACCGCTACGAAGCCTTCTTCTCGGCGCCCCTCGTCGCCTCGAACGGCCAGCTCCTGGGGGTCATGAACATCCAGCACGCCCAGCCCCATGAGCACACCCGGGAAGAGACCGAGCTCCTGCTGGCCCTGGCCAACATGGTCGCCCGGGCCATCGAGAACGCCCGAATGTACGTCGAGGCCAAACAGCGGGCCAAGCATCTGGAGGCCCTGTTCCGGCTCGCCCGGGTCGTCGATAACCACCGGGGCGTCGTCGACGAGGCCTTGACCTTCATCGGCCAGATGCTGGAAGACATCCTGGGGGTCCCCACGTGCCGGGTCCTCGTCTATGAGCCGGAGAAACAGCGGTTCCAGGGCCCCCGGGGCATGCGGATTCGACCGTCCCATCCCCTGTTCGACCGCCTGCTCCGGTCTCAGGGACCCTTCGTGTACGAAGACTCCGTGGGCGTCGTGCCCCTGCGGTTCGGCCGCCAGTGCGTCGGTGCCATCCTCGCCTACGCCGACGGGGGCTTGGACGACTCGACCCTGAGCCTCCTGGGCGACCTCTCGACCCACGTGGCGGCCTTCCTGCGGACGATCCTTCTGGAGGCCGAAGTCCGGCGGGCCCGGGAGGCCCTGGAAGTCCGGAAGGTCCTTGAACGGGCCAAGTGGGTCCTCATCGAGCGGCGGGGGATGACCGAGGCGGACGCCCATCGGTGGCTCCAGCAGACGGCCATGCAGAGACGGATTCCCCTCCGCCAGGTCTGCGAGGCCGTGCTGATCGCCGAGGGCCTCTGGCAGACCGAAGGGGACGACGTGGCTCAGGCCTCCCGACCACCCGCCGACGCCCCGGCGGAGTGA
- the glnA_2 gene encoding Glutamine synthetase gives MITREGRESARTVKTTVRTLTKPQEVIAFAREQGAAIVDLKFVDLLGTWQHASIPVQELTEDVFEEGIGFDGSSIRGFQHIHESDMILIPDPTTAVMDPICEVPTLSLICDVYDPITHRPYSRDPRYIAKKAERYLIQTGIADVSYWGPELEFFIFDSVRYDQNAYSCYYFIDAEEGIWNSGRDQGRPNLGHRPRWKEGYFPVPPVDTLQDIRSEIVLRLIQAGIEVEMHHHEVATAGQCEIDMRFQSLTRMADRVLMYKYIVKNVARAYGRTATFMPKPLFGDNGSGMHTHQSLWKGGRNLFYDERGYAGFSQLGLYYIGGLIKHTPALMAFCAPTTNSYRRLVPGYEAPVNLVYSQRNRSAAIRIPMISTSPKAKRLEYRCPDPTANPYLAFAAMLMAGLDGIRNRIDPGDPLDVDIYELPPEEARKIKQVPGSLEEALRALEEDHAFLLEGGVFTPDVIETWIELKRKREVDAVRLRPHPYEFYLYYDA, from the coding sequence ATGATCACGCGGGAAGGACGAGAGAGCGCCCGCACGGTCAAGACGACAGTCCGGACCCTCACGAAACCCCAAGAGGTCATCGCCTTCGCCCGGGAACAGGGCGCAGCCATCGTCGACCTCAAGTTCGTCGACCTCCTGGGGACGTGGCAGCACGCCAGCATCCCAGTTCAAGAGCTGACGGAAGACGTCTTCGAGGAGGGCATCGGGTTCGACGGTTCCAGTATCCGGGGCTTCCAGCACATCCACGAAAGCGACATGATCCTCATCCCCGACCCGACGACGGCCGTCATGGACCCCATCTGTGAGGTCCCCACGTTGAGCCTCATCTGCGACGTCTACGACCCCATCACCCACCGGCCCTACAGCCGGGACCCCCGGTACATCGCCAAGAAGGCGGAACGCTACCTCATCCAGACGGGCATCGCCGACGTGAGCTACTGGGGGCCCGAGCTGGAGTTCTTCATCTTCGACAGCGTCCGGTACGACCAGAACGCTTACAGCTGTTACTACTTCATCGACGCCGAGGAAGGCATCTGGAACAGCGGTCGGGACCAGGGACGTCCCAACTTAGGTCACCGACCCCGGTGGAAGGAAGGCTACTTTCCCGTCCCGCCGGTCGATACCCTCCAGGACATCCGTTCCGAGATCGTCCTTCGCCTGATCCAGGCCGGCATCGAGGTCGAGATGCATCACCACGAAGTCGCCACGGCCGGTCAATGCGAGATCGATATGCGCTTTCAGTCCCTGACCCGGATGGCCGACCGTGTCCTGATGTACAAGTACATCGTCAAGAACGTGGCCCGGGCATACGGCCGCACGGCGACCTTCATGCCCAAGCCCCTCTTCGGTGACAACGGGTCGGGCATGCACACGCACCAGAGTCTGTGGAAGGGCGGTCGGAACCTGTTTTATGACGAACGGGGGTATGCCGGTTTCTCCCAACTGGGGCTGTACTACATCGGCGGCCTGATCAAGCACACGCCGGCCCTGATGGCCTTTTGCGCCCCGACGACCAACTCGTACCGGCGTCTGGTCCCCGGCTACGAGGCACCCGTCAACCTGGTGTACTCCCAGCGGAACCGCAGTGCGGCCATTCGGATCCCCATGATCTCTACGTCGCCGAAGGCCAAGCGCCTGGAGTACCGCTGTCCCGACCCGACGGCGAACCCCTACCTGGCCTTTGCGGCGATGCTGATGGCCGGCCTCGATGGGATTCGCAACCGCATCGACCCGGGGGACCCCCTGGACGTGGACATCTACGAGCTACCGCCGGAGGAGGCGCGCAAGATCAAACAAGTTCCGGGGTCCCTGGAAGAAGCCCTCCGAGCCCTCGAGGAAGATCACGCCTTCTTGCTGGAAGGCGGCGTGTTCACCCCCGACGTCATCGAGACCTGGATCGAGCTGAAGCGGAAGCGGGAAGTCGACGCCGTCCGGCTCCGTCCCCATCCCTACGAATTTTACCTATACTATGATGCATGA
- the yqiK gene encoding Inner membrane protein YqiK: MAPWMVVSGVFAAAALVGLWAWRYTKAGPNEVLIVSGGRRRRVRGPDGQVRTVGYRLVRGGTFVWPIFERVQRLSLELLTLEVQTADAYTAHGVRLMVDGVAQVKVKGDETSIAVAAEQFLSKSKDDVRRVALQVIEGHLRAVLGTMEVEDVYLRRAELAQRVKEAARQDLAQMGLDVISLTIRHIADEHGYLEALGRPRVAQVKQLAAIAEAEADRVARIARLEADKAVEAARREVEAQRAEADLTYELHRHRVAQAVKREEVAVQLVEKELLTEVEAKEIMRKAKELTATVELPAEAEKKRIMALAEAERYRLEAEAEGRAEQIRATGHAEAEALRAKGIAEAEAMHKKAGAWREYNEAAVTQMFVEVLPRLASAIAEPLAKVDKIVLVGGDGDGAGVSRITGDVTRVIAQLPTVIETLTGMKLRQLIEQIPSLMGRAPVGSNPGLPSDKGGVS; the protein is encoded by the coding sequence ATGGCACCCTGGATGGTTGTCTCAGGTGTGTTCGCGGCGGCGGCCTTGGTGGGCCTGTGGGCCTGGCGATATACCAAGGCCGGTCCGAACGAGGTCTTGATCGTCTCCGGCGGCCGCCGACGGCGGGTCCGGGGCCCCGACGGTCAAGTCCGGACGGTCGGCTATCGCCTCGTCCGGGGCGGGACCTTCGTGTGGCCTATCTTCGAGCGGGTCCAGCGGCTGTCGCTGGAGTTGTTGACCCTGGAGGTCCAGACGGCCGACGCCTACACGGCCCACGGGGTCCGGCTGATGGTCGACGGCGTCGCCCAGGTGAAGGTCAAGGGCGACGAGACCTCCATCGCCGTGGCGGCCGAGCAGTTTTTGTCCAAGTCTAAGGACGACGTCCGGCGGGTCGCCCTGCAGGTCATCGAGGGGCACCTGCGGGCCGTCCTGGGGACGATGGAGGTCGAGGACGTGTACCTGCGGCGGGCCGAGCTGGCCCAGCGGGTGAAAGAGGCGGCCCGTCAGGACCTCGCCCAGATGGGGCTGGACGTCATCTCCCTGACGATCCGGCACATCGCCGACGAGCACGGGTACCTGGAGGCCCTCGGACGGCCCCGGGTCGCCCAGGTCAAGCAGTTGGCGGCCATCGCCGAGGCCGAGGCCGACCGGGTCGCTCGCATCGCCCGCCTGGAGGCCGACAAGGCCGTCGAGGCGGCGCGACGCGAAGTCGAGGCCCAGCGGGCCGAGGCCGACCTGACCTATGAACTCCACCGGCATCGAGTCGCCCAAGCCGTTAAGCGGGAGGAGGTGGCCGTTCAGTTGGTCGAGAAGGAGCTCCTGACGGAGGTCGAGGCCAAGGAGATCATGCGCAAGGCCAAGGAACTGACGGCGACGGTCGAGCTCCCGGCCGAGGCCGAGAAGAAGCGGATCATGGCCCTGGCCGAGGCCGAGCGGTACCGCCTGGAGGCGGAGGCCGAGGGCCGGGCCGAGCAGATTCGGGCGACGGGCCACGCCGAGGCCGAAGCCCTGCGGGCCAAGGGCATCGCCGAGGCCGAGGCGATGCACAAGAAGGCCGGGGCCTGGCGGGAGTATAACGAGGCGGCCGTCACCCAGATGTTCGTCGAGGTCCTGCCCCGCCTGGCGAGCGCCATCGCCGAGCCCCTGGCCAAGGTCGACAAGATCGTCCTGGTCGGCGGCGACGGCGACGGGGCCGGCGTCAGTCGCATCACGGGCGACGTCACCCGGGTCATCGCCCAGCTCCCGACGGTCATCGAGACCCTGACGGGCATGAAGCTCCGACAGCTCATCGAGCAAATCCCGTCCCTGATGGGGCGGGCCCCGGTCGGTTCGAACCCCGGCCTACCTTCCGATAAAGGAGGCGTGTCATGA
- the amtB_2 gene encoding Ammonia channel, with protein MRRRLHGRVWPLVAGLSLGLVSPAMAQEVSGEHLKDAVNFAWTLIAAFLVFFMQAGFAFLGAGLIRSKNTLNYMTKSFMDFCIGGLAYWAFGFALMFGGSRLTPGLEAGNAWIGYSGFFLTGAAKEVHTLMLWFFQMVFAATAATIVAGAVAERMKIQAYLAYSFLVSGLIYPIYGHWVWGGGWLANLSQYLPFLGEGVGARDFAGSGVVHAVGGLVALVGAAMVGPRTGKFNPDGTPNVIPGHNLVYVVMGAFILFLGWFGFNPGSTLAATDLQISVIAVNTFLAGAAGAVVGLYLSLIRTGRADIVMACNGSLAGLVGVTAPCAYVAPWAAVVIGAVAALLMAASLEFVEKVLRVDDVVGAVSVHAAGGLWGLLAVGILADGSYGGVKGLIVGEWAQLVAQLIDIGVVTAWSLSTGFLVFWLIRHTIGLRVSREEELAGLDVPEHGTPAYPEGRRLPAGAVVSPT; from the coding sequence ATGCGTCGGCGTCTCCACGGGCGGGTGTGGCCGCTGGTCGCCGGGTTGAGCCTTGGCCTTGTATCGCCGGCCATGGCTCAGGAGGTGTCTGGGGAACACCTGAAGGATGCCGTGAACTTTGCGTGGACGCTCATTGCGGCGTTCCTCGTCTTCTTCATGCAGGCTGGCTTTGCTTTTCTGGGGGCCGGTCTGATCCGTTCGAAGAACACGCTGAATTACATGACGAAGAGCTTCATGGACTTCTGCATCGGCGGTTTGGCGTACTGGGCCTTTGGCTTTGCCCTCATGTTTGGGGGCTCTCGGCTGACGCCGGGTCTCGAGGCCGGAAATGCCTGGATCGGTTACTCCGGCTTTTTCCTCACGGGGGCCGCCAAGGAGGTCCACACGCTGATGCTGTGGTTCTTCCAGATGGTCTTTGCGGCCACGGCGGCGACCATCGTCGCCGGGGCCGTCGCCGAGCGGATGAAGATCCAGGCGTACCTGGCGTACAGCTTTTTGGTCTCGGGCCTGATCTATCCCATCTATGGGCACTGGGTCTGGGGCGGTGGATGGCTGGCGAACCTGAGTCAGTACTTACCCTTCCTGGGTGAGGGCGTCGGGGCGCGGGACTTTGCGGGCTCGGGCGTCGTCCATGCCGTCGGGGGCCTGGTGGCCCTGGTCGGGGCGGCGATGGTCGGACCCCGGACGGGGAAATTTAACCCGGACGGGACGCCGAACGTCATCCCGGGTCATAACCTCGTGTACGTCGTGATGGGGGCCTTCATCCTGTTTTTGGGATGGTTTGGATTCAATCCGGGTTCGACCCTGGCGGCCACGGACCTGCAGATTTCGGTCATCGCCGTCAATACGTTCCTGGCGGGCGCGGCGGGGGCCGTCGTCGGGCTCTACCTGAGCCTGATCCGGACCGGGCGGGCCGACATCGTGATGGCCTGTAACGGTTCGTTGGCCGGTCTGGTCGGCGTAACGGCCCCTTGTGCCTATGTAGCGCCCTGGGCGGCCGTCGTCATCGGGGCCGTGGCGGCCCTACTGATGGCGGCCAGCCTCGAATTCGTCGAAAAGGTCCTGCGGGTCGACGATGTCGTCGGGGCCGTGTCCGTCCATGCGGCCGGCGGCCTCTGGGGTCTCCTGGCCGTCGGGATCTTGGCCGACGGGTCGTACGGCGGCGTGAAGGGCCTGATCGTCGGCGAGTGGGCCCAGTTGGTCGCCCAGCTCATCGACATCGGTGTCGTGACGGCGTGGTCCCTAAGCACGGGCTTTCTGGTCTTCTGGCTGATCCGGCACACCATCGGCCTGCGGGTATCCCGGGAGGAGGAACTGGCCGGCTTGGACGTGCCGGAGCACGGGACCCCGGCCTATCCCGAGGGGCGTCGGCTCCCGGCGGGGGCCGTCGTCTCGCCGACCTGA